In the Bos indicus x Bos taurus breed Angus x Brahman F1 hybrid chromosome 20, Bos_hybrid_MaternalHap_v2.0, whole genome shotgun sequence genome, one interval contains:
- the RAD1 gene encoding cell cycle checkpoint protein RAD1 isoform X4 has product MPLLTQRIPDENDYCLVASLDNVRNLSTILKAIHFREHATCFATKNGIKVTVENAKCVQANAFIQAGIFQEFRVQEESVTFRINLTVLLDCLSIFGSSPVPGTFTALRMCYQGYGYPLMLFLEEGGVVTVCKINTQEPEETLDFDFCSTNVINKIILQSEGLREAFSELDMTSEVLQITMSPDKPYFRLSTFGNAGSSHLDYPKDSDLMELFHCNETQVNSFLFTFLQIQDFFTETLYKGISPVL; this is encoded by the exons ATGCCCCTCCTAACCCAGCGGATCCCAGACGAGAATGATTACTGCTTAGTGGCCAGCCTTGACAACGTCAGGAACCTCTCCACTATCTTGAAGGCTATTCATTTCCGAGAACATGCCACGTGTTTCGCTACTAAAAATGGAATCAAGGTTACAGTGGAAAACGCAAAATGTGTACAAGCAAATGCTTTTATTCAG gCTGGAATATTTCAAGAGTTTAGAGTTCAAGAAGAGTCTGTTACTTTTCGAATTAATTTAACTGTCCTTTTAgactgtttatctatttttggaTCAAGTCCTGTGCCAG GGACTTTTACTGCACTTCGGATGTGTTACCAAGGTTATGGTTACCCTCTGATGCTGTTTCTGGAAGAAGGAGGCGTGGTGACAGTGTGTAAAATCAACACTCAGGAGCCTGAGGAGACTCTGGATTTTGATTTCTGCAGCACCAATGtcattaataaaattattctgcAGTCAGAGGGGCTCCGTGAAGCATTTTCCGAGTTGGATATGACGAGTGAGGTCCTGCAGATCACCATGTCTCCAGATAAACCTTATTTCAG GTTATCTACTTTTGGGAATGCAGGAAGCTCCCACCTTGACTATCCCAAAGATTCTGATTTGATGGAATTATTTCACTGCAATGAGACCCAGGTCAACAG ctttttgtttacttttctgcAGATACAAGATTTCTTTACTGAAACCCTCTACAAAGGCATTAGTCCTGTCTTGTAA
- the RAD1 gene encoding cell cycle checkpoint protein RAD1 isoform X1, whose translation MPLLTQRIPDENDYCLVASLDNVRNLSTILKAIHFREHATCFATKNGIKVTVENAKCVQANAFIQAGIFQEFRVQEESVTFRINLTVLLDCLSIFGSSPVPGTFTALRMCYQGYGYPLMLFLEEGGVVTVCKINTQEPEETLDFDFCSTNVINKIILQSEGLREAFSELDMTSEVLQITMSPDKPYFRLSTFGNAGSSHLDYPKDSDLMELFHCNETQVNRYKISLLKPSTKALVLSCKVSIRTDNRGFLSLQYMIRNEDGQICFVEYYCCPDEEVPDS comes from the exons ATGCCCCTCCTAACCCAGCGGATCCCAGACGAGAATGATTACTGCTTAGTGGCCAGCCTTGACAACGTCAGGAACCTCTCCACTATCTTGAAGGCTATTCATTTCCGAGAACATGCCACGTGTTTCGCTACTAAAAATGGAATCAAGGTTACAGTGGAAAACGCAAAATGTGTACAAGCAAATGCTTTTATTCAG gCTGGAATATTTCAAGAGTTTAGAGTTCAAGAAGAGTCTGTTACTTTTCGAATTAATTTAACTGTCCTTTTAgactgtttatctatttttggaTCAAGTCCTGTGCCAG GGACTTTTACTGCACTTCGGATGTGTTACCAAGGTTATGGTTACCCTCTGATGCTGTTTCTGGAAGAAGGAGGCGTGGTGACAGTGTGTAAAATCAACACTCAGGAGCCTGAGGAGACTCTGGATTTTGATTTCTGCAGCACCAATGtcattaataaaattattctgcAGTCAGAGGGGCTCCGTGAAGCATTTTCCGAGTTGGATATGACGAGTGAGGTCCTGCAGATCACCATGTCTCCAGATAAACCTTATTTCAG GTTATCTACTTTTGGGAATGCAGGAAGCTCCCACCTTGACTATCCCAAAGATTCTGATTTGATGGAATTATTTCACTGCAATGAGACCCAGGTCAACAG ATACAAGATTTCTTTACTGAAACCCTCTACAAAGGCATTAGTCCTGTCTTGTAAGGTATCTATTCGAACAGATAACCGAGGATTTCTCTCATTACAGTATATGATTAGAAATGAAGATGGACAAATATGCTTTGTGGAATATTACTGCTGTCCTGATGAAGAAGTTCCTGACTCTTAG
- the RAD1 gene encoding cell cycle checkpoint protein RAD1 isoform X2 produces MPLLTQRIPDENDYCLVASLDNVRNLSTILKAIHFREHATCFATKNGIKVTVENAKCVQANAFIQAGIFQEFRVQEESVTFRINLTVLLDCLSIFGSSPVPGTFTALRMCYQGYGYPLMLFLEEGGVVTVCKINTQEPEETLDFDFCSTNVINKIILQSEGLREAFSELDMTSEVLQITMSPDKPYFRLSTFGNAGSSHLDYPKDSDLMELFHCNETQVNRSVGCHLVMKVRLNTIFLLNKFFKTFNV; encoded by the exons ATGCCCCTCCTAACCCAGCGGATCCCAGACGAGAATGATTACTGCTTAGTGGCCAGCCTTGACAACGTCAGGAACCTCTCCACTATCTTGAAGGCTATTCATTTCCGAGAACATGCCACGTGTTTCGCTACTAAAAATGGAATCAAGGTTACAGTGGAAAACGCAAAATGTGTACAAGCAAATGCTTTTATTCAG gCTGGAATATTTCAAGAGTTTAGAGTTCAAGAAGAGTCTGTTACTTTTCGAATTAATTTAACTGTCCTTTTAgactgtttatctatttttggaTCAAGTCCTGTGCCAG GGACTTTTACTGCACTTCGGATGTGTTACCAAGGTTATGGTTACCCTCTGATGCTGTTTCTGGAAGAAGGAGGCGTGGTGACAGTGTGTAAAATCAACACTCAGGAGCCTGAGGAGACTCTGGATTTTGATTTCTGCAGCACCAATGtcattaataaaattattctgcAGTCAGAGGGGCTCCGTGAAGCATTTTCCGAGTTGGATATGACGAGTGAGGTCCTGCAGATCACCATGTCTCCAGATAAACCTTATTTCAG GTTATCTACTTTTGGGAATGCAGGAAGCTCCCACCTTGACTATCCCAAAGATTCTGATTTGATGGAATTATTTCACTGCAATGAGACCCAGGTCAACAGgtcagtaggttgccatttggtGATGAAGGTGAGGTTAAATACtatatttctattaaataaattttttaagactTTCAATGTGTAG
- the RAD1 gene encoding cell cycle checkpoint protein RAD1 isoform X3 — protein MPLLTQRIPDENDYCLVASLDNVRNLSTILKAIHFREHATCFATKNGIKVTVENAKCVQANAFIQAGIFQEFRVQEESVTFRINLTVLLDCLSIFGSSPVPGTFTALRMCYQGYGYPLMLFLEEGGVVTVCKINTQEPEETLDFDFCSTNVINKIILQSEGLREAFSELDMTSEVLQITMSPDKPYFRLSTFGNAGSSHLDYPKDSDLMELFHCNETQVNRSVGCHLVMKIQDFFTETLYKGISPVL, from the exons ATGCCCCTCCTAACCCAGCGGATCCCAGACGAGAATGATTACTGCTTAGTGGCCAGCCTTGACAACGTCAGGAACCTCTCCACTATCTTGAAGGCTATTCATTTCCGAGAACATGCCACGTGTTTCGCTACTAAAAATGGAATCAAGGTTACAGTGGAAAACGCAAAATGTGTACAAGCAAATGCTTTTATTCAG gCTGGAATATTTCAAGAGTTTAGAGTTCAAGAAGAGTCTGTTACTTTTCGAATTAATTTAACTGTCCTTTTAgactgtttatctatttttggaTCAAGTCCTGTGCCAG GGACTTTTACTGCACTTCGGATGTGTTACCAAGGTTATGGTTACCCTCTGATGCTGTTTCTGGAAGAAGGAGGCGTGGTGACAGTGTGTAAAATCAACACTCAGGAGCCTGAGGAGACTCTGGATTTTGATTTCTGCAGCACCAATGtcattaataaaattattctgcAGTCAGAGGGGCTCCGTGAAGCATTTTCCGAGTTGGATATGACGAGTGAGGTCCTGCAGATCACCATGTCTCCAGATAAACCTTATTTCAG GTTATCTACTTTTGGGAATGCAGGAAGCTCCCACCTTGACTATCCCAAAGATTCTGATTTGATGGAATTATTTCACTGCAATGAGACCCAGGTCAACAGgtcagtaggttgccatttggtGATGAAG ATACAAGATTTCTTTACTGAAACCCTCTACAAAGGCATTAGTCCTGTCTTGTAA